CTGCGGAGCTCAGGGGAGGCAGCCCTCCCACAGTCCAGCATCTGCCCCTCCCCCCCCGCACCCCTCAGCCCAGGCCATTCCTCACACATACATTCATTTAGGTTTTCTGGTAGGATGTAGACCTTTCAAGTCAGTGTCCATTTGTCCCTCCATTGGCCACTCCAAGGAGTAGAGGTGAGGACGCCCACTGAGGTCAGCGTCCAGTTGTAGGAAGGGTCTGGCAAACAGTCTCCCCACTCAGCAacttttagatttgtttttgctCCAATTTCTACTGTCCTCCACTCACTGCCTTAAAGCACTGACAACACGCAGCAAAGCAAAGTCACTCCAAGGGTCCCTGTAAGCCTGGCAAGTCATACCCCCCATCTTCTTTCAATCCCTAGAACTGCATTTCCTTCAAGACACATATCATTCtttcaaacaaaaccaaacaagaaCATCCATCTGGTCTTACTTTTTGTTAACGGAAATGCTCGTGTCATGTTGCTGGTAAGGGGCTGCACTGTAAGTCTGCGCGGCGGGCAGTGGGTGGCAGGTGCTCAGGACTGGTAGAAGTGGTGGTAGTGGTGGTGATGCTCGTGGTGGTGATGGTGCTCGTGCCGCTGCACCACCTGGCCCAGGCCCCCCTCATACAGAAGCAAGCCAGGCAGGTCCCGCACGTGCTCCTTCTCCATCGAGGGCAGGGGGCCGGCCAGAGCACGGTAGGCTGGCTGTCCCTCCTTGGTTCGCTGCTTGTGCCTCTTGTAGGGTGCAGAAGGCTGGGGTGGCACCGGCAGATTCTGGCTGAGCAGCAGGGGTGGGGCAGGGGCGGGGGGAGCGCCCCGGTTTCTCACAGCCCTCCCACCGTGCTGCTGCAAGGGCGGCATCCTGCCCTGTGTCTTGGGTGAACGCACCGCGTGCCTCCCAGAGTCCTGACCTCGCGCCCGGGGCACCTGCTCCAGTGCCCGAGGGCACAGGGGCTCCTGGGGGGCAGTAGTGTGCCCAGCACTGTCCAGGGCCTGCGAGCGGCGGTGGTGCGAAGAGTGGCCGTGCTCCGGCTCGTGGGACCGAGACCTGGCCTGGTTGGCAGCTCGAGACGAGTGCTCCACCCTGGCTGGCTCTGCAGTGGGGCCTGCAGGGCAAGAACACATATTGGTAAACAGACATGAATCCAGGTTACCTGGATAACAATTTATTAGCCTACCACCTAAAGAACATTCATAATCTCTTGTTCTGAATTGTGACATCATAAACATAAACAGGACTTATGAAATAAAAAACGTGAGCAACAACATGAACGCTAAGCCACCCTGACCACTCACCAGCTCCGAATCGGGAAGTGTAGTTCTCTATGCCGGCCAGGTCCAGGTAGTGGTTCCGACGCTCCAGGTTCTCATCCACACAGTGCCGCTGGCAGCCCTGCTGAGCGTGATGGTCACTATGGTGACGCCTGTGGGTAAGAAGGAGCAAATCATGCATGGTCTGAGGACAAGCCTGATCTCTCATCTCtctttaattatttaacttAGACAGCTCTGTGGATCGCAGGGGGAAGTGGAGACCAGGGCTGATGTGCAGGAACTGTGCTTACTGATAAACACTTAACAACGCATCTCAATCCTCAGGCCTGGAGCCAGCCATCTGCTAAGGAATGGTGTTGCCGAAAAATGGTTCCATTAAAAGGCAATGTTTTCACGATCCCATTCTGAGAATGCTGCCATGTGCCCATGCGTACCCGCAAACAAAGACCCAGCTTCCATTCAGTCTTTAACAACTGTTATAAAGCCACAAACCAGCCAGACACCTACTGCTCACTCTGCACTCCTCGGCAGTAGGGTCTCCGATCCACAGGACACACATCAAAGCATAGCTGTAGGGCAGAAAACTGCCTGACCTGATGTGTGTTTACCCTTCAGAGTACCCAGCATGTCGAGCCCGGCCTTGCCAGAGCAGCTCTCGGTGAGTACCGTGTGTTTACAGAGTTTGCTCTGGCAGAATAAAAACACCCTGAGCGGCTTGCCAATGATAAATACCCAATGttgacagtattttatttactattaatatttttactacaaatgcatttattttttcatttttacatttggGAATTtaagtcatcctggataagggcctCTGCCAAGAAAGAAGAATTATTGTATGTTTACTGCTCCAAACTGTGCGTCTAATCTTGAGGCCTTTCCTACTGCACTGAATATAAACTAGATCATTCCAAGTGCTGCTTTGCTCGTTTGTTCCACATTGTTGGATTATTCTAGAGTCACCTGGCAGAAGCAAAAATTATCATGTCTTTGAGATTTTTTTAGGCaacaaaaagaaaccaaaatgacaaaagaaaacacacaaagtcTCAATCTGAAAATTGACGCAGGATCTGCTCTGTGCTCGTCTCAGGCAGTGTGACCTACCGGAGGGGGGCTCTGGATTTCTTGTCAGAACTTCTTGGGTCTTCAGAACATTTGTTCTCTGTTCTCTGTTTGGAGTGTGGAGTGTCTAAGAGAGAACAGACCATTATCAGAAAGTGAAGCATTGAACAACAGCTCAGCTATATACTTCAGTCACAGCCTCTCTGAAAGAAAGGAACTTTTGTTCACAAGCTCTTGCTTTGAAGATTTATAAAAGAAAGGAGGGAAAAAACAATGTTTCATTTCTACTATTTTAAACTGCAgttcccatttaaaaaaaaatacaaaaatgtaaaatcataCAGAATTTATTAATGTAAAGAGTGAAGGCAAACTTTAAAATTAGCTATAGTAAACCTATCTTCTCCTGGACTAGTTTGAAAACAACTGATGAACAAAATCACAATCATAAAGAGCAGGTAAGTTAACCAGCAGTTTTTCTTgtggttattttttattattattattattattattattattattattattattattattataatcatcatctGTTTACCAAGTTTAAAGCTTGTTAAACAAAATTTCTGCTCTTCGCCAGTTATGAAACGAGTCACCAGAAAGGATCAGTCTGCTATCAAAAGGAATATTTTCACCTCTTAAGTTTTGAAACTATTTGAAGACGGTGGGGGGTTTCTCTGCACTGTCACAGCTcagatcattaaaaataaaccccATCGTGTAGTAGAAAGGAGAGACGGGCAGgggaagagaaagagagcaaGCGCGtgcgatagagagagagagagaaagagagagagtttgaCAAGCTTACAACCTGTGCCTGTCTGTGCAAACTGAATATGTCACAGGAGGCCCTCAGCAAAGAGAGCTGGGGGGTCCCTTCCCTCTTCCCCTCCTCCCTGCCTACCTGCACTGTTTTGGGGAGAGATCTTCCACTTCTGGCTGGAGTCCGGCGCCACAGACAGTTTGACGCGCAGGGTCTTGCTGGTGCTGGGCGAGTGGTTCACTGAGGCATCGACCACCTCGTAGATGGTGTGCAGCAGGCTGGTGATGTCCTGGGGGAAAGCGAGAGCCAGGGTGTCAGGGAATGGAGAGGGTGACCAAGAGAGGAAGGAAGGCTTTAAAAACTCTGTGCTGGAGGGATGGCGAGACTGTTTGAGCAATGCAATGAGGTCAGCACATGTCGTTCAGGGTTTAACGTAGTGCAAAAAAACTAAGTTAACCTTTCCCATAATAACTGTGCAGTTCCAACGCTCAGATCTACTGGAAATTCGATTTTTCATTCACAAGTCATCATGTGCAATAGTCTGAGATAATGTCCATCAAATATATGAGGGGTTGGGGGGAGATGAGTTTGTTAACTGATGGAGTCTGATGGCGTAAGGTTAACCCGGACGAACTGCAACCAAACTTAAGACTCATAAATGGAGCTAGTCAGAACGGCTTTGAGTGTCAGACAGGGCCCGGCACAGATTTTACTATACATGTCTGCAACACTGCCGGACAATTCCTCCCCCATTGGAGACATTCGTTTTAATAAGGCAGAGTGCCGTGGTCTTGTGTATGAGGGAGTTGTGTAGTGCAGACTAGTGCGCGTTTAGCAGGGATGCGCTGCAAGTCTGCTGGAAGACTGTGAAACgaggaaaaaagaaatgcaaaaaaaaaaaaaaaaaagacgacgACATCTGAGATCTGGAGACACTTATGACTTAAAAGACTGTTTAGGAAGAGCACAACATTAACCTCCTTGGATCAAAAAACATTAGGTTTAATTATACATGTTTCAAGTCTTATTAGCACGCTCCCTCTGAAGGTAATTACAGTTCTGCTACAAGAGCTCCCTCGGCTGTCACTGTGAAAACCAGGCCCATGAAGCAACTCCGGAATGAGGCCATTTTTGCCCTATTAGTTGGGTCTTTTTCAAAAGCTGCAGCTCAGATCCCCGCTCCCCTGCCTTCCCTTCTCTCTTAGACCCCCCACTTCTCTCCAATACTCTCTAACATAAAGGACTATTAGGATCTCTTTGGGGACTGCATCGAGATATAAATTCAAACACAAATATGAAAAAGCCTGCTCTGTCATTTTTGATTCCCTGATTTTTTCGCTCTCTCTCCGAGTACAAGTAAAAAGACCCTTTTGTAGTATTTCACAAGCTGCCTCATGCCGTCTGCTGTGCTGCAGGGCCAGGGGCTATGCCAGCTAGAGAGAGGACACAACAGCACGGAGGACTGCTCCCTTCGTGCCACAGTGCTTTAATTCAGAGGGAACAGGGGTCCTCTCTCATCAAGCCCTTAGATTAAGACAACCTGGAATTCGTCACTACGTCTCAGTGACTTCTGTGACTTAGTACTGTAACAGGAAAAAGATCAGCCACAATAATATCAACTTCAAAAACTGCTAAAAGGGTTTTGTCTTGCTATTTATACAAATATGAAAAACCCAGAATATTACAGACATGGAAGATTTTATTTCTTCCTTGAAGCGAGTAAGAAAGACGCTAGCAAGACCCTGGCAGAGCCTCTGTACTGGGGCCGCGATTGCCATTCTGACATCACAGCGGGGACCGGAGCGAGAAACGGCGCAGTTCAGTCAGTGATTTTAATGACCGTTCAGTCGTGACCATTTATGTGAATCAAAGGCAAACGGACACAtcatcttttttatatatatatatatatatatatatatatatatatatatatatatatataaatacatacatacacacactcacctaaaggattattaggaacaccatactaatactgtgtttgaccccctttcgccttcagaactgccttaattctacgtggcattgattcaacaaggtgctgaaagcattctttagaaatgttggcccatattgataggatagcatcttgcagttgatggagatttgtgggatgcacatccagggcacgaagctcccgttccaccacatcccaaagatgctctattgggttgagatctggtgactgtgggggccagtttagtacagtgaactcattgtcatgttcaagaaaccaatttgaaatgattcgacctttgtgacatggtgcattatcctgctggaagcagccatcagaggatgggtacatggtggtcataaagggatggacatggtcagaaacaatgctcaggtaggccgtggcatttaaacgatgcccaattggcactaaggggcctaaagtgtgccaagaaaacatcccccacaccattacaccaccaccaccagcctgcacagtggtaacaaggcatgatggatccatgttctcattctgtttacgccaaattctgactctaccatctgaatgtctcaacagaaatcgagactcatcagaccaggcaacatttttccagtcttcaactgtccaattttggtgagcttgtgcaaattgtagcctctttttcctatttgtagtggagatgagtggtacccggtggggtcttctgccgttgtagcccatccgcctcaaggttgtacgtgttgtggcttcacaaatgctttgctgcatacctcggttgtaacgagtggttatttcagtcaaagttgctcttctatcagcttgaatcagtcggcccattctcctctgacctctagcatcaacaaggcattttcgcccacaggactgccgcatactggatgtttttcccttttcacaccattctttgtaaaccctagaaatggttgtgcgtgaaaatcccagtaaccgagcagattgtgaaatactcagatcggcccgtctggcaccaacaaccatgccacgctcagaattgcttaaatcacctttctttcccattcagacattcagtttggagttcaggagattgtcttgaccaggaccacacccctaaatgcattgaagcaactgccatgtgattggttggttagataattgcattaatgagaaattgaacaggtgttcctaataatcctttaggtgagtgtatatggtgcAATGGTGATATATGGTGCAGACATCCACTGCATTCATGTAAGAGATTTAATTATGGCCACTATATTACCCCCTTTGGAACTCCCAAGGTAGGTTTCCCAGCCACACAGAGAGCAGCACATGTGACTACTGTGTTTTCTTAGGCAAGACGTTTCTACAGATGAAAGATGGGATGGGCATGTGGGGGTTGGAGATTTTTTAATGCACTCTACCGCTTGAAGCCGTCCTCCTCACTCACAGTTTATACGTCAAACGTCACAGTGTCagcaacacaaataaatagTCCACAGCACTGGTTTTCAGTGGGGGGGGTGCTTCTGCCCAGGTTTGGGAGTGacagtggtggtgggggggagttGAGGGGTGAAGGGTGAGAGGGCGTGGGCTCCTACCTCCCTGGTGACCCGGCCGTTGTTATCAAAGTCATACAGAGTGAAGGTCCACTCCTGACGACTGTCCTCCTCCAGTGACACCGCACACTCCAGCTCCTGAGGGGAGAcactctgtcactgcctgtctgtctgtccgtgcTGCAGTCTACCTGTCTGTCCGTGCTGCAGTCTACCTGTCTGTCCGTGCTGCATGCGTGTGCgcgcgtgcgtgtgtgtagAACATGAAACTCAGAAGCTAGATCTGCGACGATCAGAAAAGAGATGCTAATTATGAACAGTTGGATAAATATCTCTATTTAAATCTTGTACCAGCCCCAATCTTTTGCCCCATCAGCATTTTCTCCCCATGTTTCCCTTTTCAGAGAGCAGACTCCAGCCCTCCCTGCACTTCAGTCTCACCTCAAACTTCAGCTGTTTTTTGGGTCCGCCCGGCACCTGGCTCTCTCGGTCCTGCTTCTCCTCGGAGCAGCAACCATCCATCTTCTCAGGGGGCAGGGCCACTGGAGGGACAGGCAGCCACATTATAGGGGCAAACACACTCTACtctcacacagcactgacaatTAAATCGCACgggtggaaaaaaaataaatgcaaagccTGCCCCAGAAACAaatcagtaaaaaataaaagggtaatatatattataatatatattatacacacattcATCTCCACATATGCagccactgacacacacacacatatctccAAAGTTAAAAATGAGTAAATAATtactaaatatacaaataaatatgttacaaataaaataaatccggAATGCTGTGCAGGAGTCTGCAGCTGGAGGGCCAAGCTGAGAGGTGCAGGATGACAGCATGGGCACATCAAAGACAGCCTCGCTTCCCACTGTTGACGCTCTCACCGCAGAGCAACTCCCTTCACAGCACCAAGGACATGGTGCAAGAGGGAGGTGATGAGCTCAGAGAGTGGAGCGCTGGGCAGGGAGCTGGCAAACAGGCTGGACAGGAGGGactggggagagagggagccagGCTTGAGAGGGAAGGCCTGCCCCGCACACCTGCAGAGacctgactttttattatgtgcatctcagcagacacccttatccctTATATGTGGCCCATTAGTCTGGCTCCAACAAACTGGCCGGCACAATGGACCACCTCGTATCTCTGTGGCACTGGGGAGCAGGGCCTCGATACCTTAATTGTAATAATAGAGAATGCAAGGAGATGGAGATGCAATGAAGTTCTGTAAAACTGCCTGCCAGCTGCTGTAAAATACTTGTCTTTTTTAAAGGGAGGTTTTTACTACAGTAGATGAACTTCTTCTGAACCTGTGATTTAACTTCACTGCTACTTTCACTTCCATTATTATGATTACTAAAGGTCTGTCAGGGATGTTTGTTCTTTCCTTGTCTATAGCCAGTGCTAAAGTGGTTTACGGTTTCTTGTTTGTTCATTTCTAATTGTTGTcgcttttatttctgtttttggtCTTTGTGAGTCTGTTACTAGACAGGGAGCTTCTGGGAAATCTCTGCAGTGGAAAACGTTCAaaagagggaagaaaaaaaatgaaacaaaaacaggcTACAAATATAAACAGTAGTTGTTCTGTCTTTTCTCCAATTCAAAgtttctatgttttttttttcctcctatcAAATGCAGAGTTTAGATGTTAAATACTAAAAGATCTGGATCAGTTTTGAAGAGTTACAAAATTGGCTTCATCCCATAGGTAGGACTGCCAGATTAAATGCTTTCCTTTAGCATCTCCCCCCCGACGCACTTTGAAGTTCTATTCTCAAGCTCCGAAATGCCTTTTGGATGAAGATCAGACGGCTTTAAAACAGAATTACTAATTAATTAAGCAAAGTTAAATTTTGAACACTGTTTGTTGTGTTAGCCAAAAGGCCAAACACAACAGCCTTCTTTTTTTAACTCCCTCTCCCGATAGATCAAAGAAGATCTGTCCCTTCCCTCGGCAGAAAACAGGagaaggggaaagaaaaaaaaaaaaaaaatcttagccAGCTTTGAATAAGTAAGTCGAGGCAAATAACATCAGTGATCTCTTTTGATCATCCGGTGCTTTCAAAGGGGACACAGGCAATCTGCGACGTTGTAGGCTTTATTTTCTGAAGATGGTTATCTTGGAAGTAATGAAATAGTCAAATAAAGAATGCTTAAATCAATGGCTGCCCTTCTCCTGTTCTCCCACACCCCCTTTTCtgtctttaaaaatgaatgccTGTGGACGCAGCCAACATGAAGAGATTCATGGCCGATCAGCTTTGTCAATGAAACGCAGGGCTGGGTACAGTGGGCAAGGACTTGCTGGTAGTAGACCGTGGGACAGAAAGCAGAAAACTACCGGTTAGATTTCTTCAGGTTGTTTTCTTCCGCACCGACGGCGGCAGCAATTCCACCTTTTTTTTAGAAAGCCTCCTTAGAGAGTTCGCCATCACGCCGAATCTTTGATATGCTTCACAAACTTCATTCCAAATCAGGTAGAATAACTTTAGTGCtcaagtttttctttttcttttttgtggttTGTTCTTTTTTGGCACTCTGTCTCTCAAAGCAGGCATCTCTGTGACATATTTTAAGTAGATAAGATTCTTAAGAAAGCAGAACGGCTGACTGCAGAAGTGTGGAGttttgaaaaaatgtaaaaataaacgcACAGCCCTGTCGAAGTTAAGGTACCGAAGATCTTTGAACTTCTGTGGTCCGCACGCTGTATgtgaaaataagaaagaaatagAAAGACTGCGATAGGATGTGCAAACAGTCGAGTGTATGAGCAGGATTAAGGATGCAAACAGAATTTAAAAATCTGTAGATCATCCAGGCAGAGGAGTAAGTATACATCCTATTAGCTTTTATCTTGGAATCTTTATCTTCTCTTTATTTTGCCACTGtatattttttggttttattttttatttagagaTACTAAGCCTGAAAGTGAAGCTTAATCACCTGTATTATGTAGGACTCCCTACCATTCATCCTTGCAAGAGAAaaacctcccctcccctccccgtctccccctctttcccacctctccctctcacacacctCAAAAGCGAAACCCAGAGTCCCAGAGCCATCCCACTCCTGCAGGCATATCCACACTCACACTTTCCACTCGTCCAGCTGAGTGATTTTAACTTTTTATGAACAACAGACTTCTAATTCTGTTTGGTCTGTGTACTTGTCCCACTACTTCATGTGTTAAAAAACTCTAAGGGACTCCAGAGTGTCCTGTCTGCTCTGTAACGGTGTGCCTAATAGAGAGCGGGGGAGGTAGGAATGAGACATAGCACAGTCATGCTGTACTTGGGTATTCTGGCCCGCATActcttacttaaaaaaaataaaaaatattagtCTCGCCTCCTACATTTTTGTGTTGAAGAGCCCTGTTATAGAGCATCCCCTTTCAACCCCACCCCCCTAGCTGGCAGGATCCTGCTGGCACTGTGCCCAGCTTGTGCCCTGTTTGttagttagtttgtttgtttgtctctttGTCTCAGAATAAAAGCTCAGGAGGCTGGGTGGACTGGAAAGGCATACatttaatgaaaagaaaaaaataaataataatgaccgAGATTAACCACAGAGCACCAACAAACCCGAAACAAAAAATCGCTTTTATCCAGCGCCCCCCGTTACGGGGAGATGCACGCGCCCAGCCGCCCTGCAAAAGCACATAAATAACCCTCTTGTCAGGCTGGTGTTTCAGTCACAGCCCAATTGGTTGCTATTCCTGCCCCTGTGCCAGTGATAGATCCAGCAACAGAGCAGGTGCCATAAACGCCACCTGAGCCTGGCAGAGGACCGACTTTAACCGCTGCCGATTTCGGCTCGATGGGGGCTACAGGCCAGATTCAAagagagagcgggagagagaTGAAAAGGGAGGATGCAGGATAGCAAGGCGATGACAACAACACAGCAAGTATCTGCTTTTTAAGttatcatacacacacacacacacaccacacacacacacactcaatgcACAGCTCAGCTCTGCAATCACCACATTGCTGTAGAAACCCCAACATCCTTCCAAAAACAGCATTCTAGAACTCCAGTGGGCTCCTGACCGAGTGCCATGTACAGTAAGAGCAATGGCTGGGTCTGGTTCCCCTCTCCCTGAAACATAACTCCCCTGGAATAGAGCAGCCAAGCTTCTCATTTgcagaaaataatgaaatggaaTGTGTGcggccaaaaagaaaaaaaaaaaaaatactttcacaAGCATCAGTAGGGTTTCAACTATTTAACAAAAGGCTTGCATAGATGTAGCTGATCTGAGAGAGTGACCACGTCTCCCAGTAAACCACATATACCCACATTACAGCTACACCACCATAGCTGCCAGCATTTAACAACTGCCCGATAGTTCAATGTCACATCAGGAATCAGGGTTAGGGCTTGAAACCCAGCGTACCTTCCAAGCGGTAATGTTCATCGCCAATCCCTTCTCTGCAGCCATCGTCAGAGGGGACCTGTGGACAGAAGAGGACAGGATGTCAGAGAGAAAGATCGCTTACTGCAAAAGGGTATACAATGAAataagcacagtgcagtacaggagAAACCATCTAAAAAGTACCACggcaacaattaaaacaataacaatagaacTGACAACACCAATAGGTTTCATTAAGGAAATAATGGAAAATTACACCAAAGTGGCATGCCCTTAGGACTAATGAGATCTCCCCCCACTAAAAAAGGCTCCCCCACTTCACCAGGGTGCATGCTGGGATTGAAGGGGGAGGAGCGGTTATTTCTGTCACAGGTTCGTTGTCACCAGGTGCACCCCTCCCCCGACAGGATCAAATTAAGCTGGTTTTTCAGTTGATGATGGATTGCGAATATGAGCCCCCATGCCGCTGAGTGTGATCAGCGGAGACATGCCCAAGGAGACATCGATATGTGCGCACAGAAGACACAGGATCAGGCGGCTGTATCGCATGTCTGCCCGCATGGCTGTGATACAGTATGTTTGGATAACAAATTATCTCCTACTCAATGCACCGCCCTTTGGATTCGGCCAGGCGTCTGCTAGCAAAGCCAGGTTCTGCCCTCGCAAACGACGGTATCGTAAACTTCAAAGATTACCAAAAAAGAAATATTCCTCTGCAACAGCTGCTTCAGCTACACCCCCCTCTCCCCGCCCCTCAGTTCCCTTCTGTACTATTGAACTCCCATATTTGCAATGATCTCTGAACCACAGATAGTCTCTTCCTTCGTGATTTAGGAGAGGTGGGCCCGATCCAACAGTACACAGCACAAATCCTAAAAGCCAGTCTTTCTCCAGTGAGGGCAAGCGGCAGTGGGGAGGGTGTGCAGGGAGGGGCAGGGATGGCGATTATATCCGTGCGCAAAATGTTTGTGTGGCGGTCCACTGGTGCCCGGTTGTCCTGCCCAGCCCGAGTGTGGGTGTCTACTCTGATGGCAGGGCTGGCCGCCACAGGGGAAAAATCTCCAAATGAAATAATCCCACTTCCATCCAACAACAGCATGGTaaaataaacactcccagatAAATGCACACCCTCTAGGTTTCCTGAGGAGGGCAGAATGAGAGTGCAGCACTTGCTGTATGGGGAAGAAATGGGTACTTTCATGACAAACAAGCctataggaaaataaataaaatcatacaaaaataaaacatactgaAAATAACCTGAAGTGTCTTCTAAAAATACGTGCAAGACTAAgtccacacactgtactgttaaCATACTGCAGACATGtacaacaatacaaacaaacagaggTGCCACACTTCCTGCAGAGACATTTTCCATTTACTTTGGCCGGCGCATGAAAGCCCTACACAGCAGCCCGAGAGGTAATAAGACTTTCCACGTCCTTCTTGGGAAGAGAGCTCCTCCCCGCCACCCTCTGCACGTCTTGGCTCCTTGCTTGTGAATGGGACGGCAGGTTAAGCGCAGGGACTCGGAGCACCAGGCTCACAGAGGGAAGAGAGACTCC
This DNA window, taken from Amia ocellicauda isolate fAmiCal2 chromosome 9, fAmiCal2.hap1, whole genome shotgun sequence, encodes the following:
- the nkd1 gene encoding protein naked cuticle homolog 1 isoform X1, with amino-acid sequence MGKLHSKHAAVCKPRESPEGDSFVVNACLARKGIDDWIVKQRYYCTGSRLEQQDCPHKAACRLSGRVPSDDGCREGIGDEHYRLEVALPPEKMDGCCSEEKQDRESQVPGGPKKQLKFEELECAVSLEEDSRQEWTFTLYDFDNNGRVTREDITSLLHTIYEVVDASVNHSPSTSKTLRVKLSVAPDSSQKWKISPQNSADTPHSKQRTENKCSEDPRSSDKKSRAPLRRHHSDHHAQQGCQRHCVDENLERRNHYLDLAGIENYTSRFGAGPTAEPARVEHSSRAANQARSRSHEPEHGHSSHHRRSQALDSAGHTTAPQEPLCPRALEQVPRARGQDSGRHAVRSPKTQGRMPPLQQHGGRAVRNRGAPPAPAPPLLLSQNLPVPPQPSAPYKRHKQRTKEGQPAYRALAGPLPSMEKEHVRDLPGLLLYEGGLGQVVQRHEHHHHHEHHHHYHHFYQS
- the nkd1 gene encoding protein naked cuticle homolog 1 isoform X2, which codes for MGKLHSKHAAVCKPRESPEGDSFVVNACLARKGIDDWIVKQRYYCTGSRLEQQDCPHKAACRLSGRVPSDDGCREGIGDEHYRLEVALPPEKMDGCCSEEKQDRESQVPGGPKKQLKFEDITSLLHTIYEVVDASVNHSPSTSKTLRVKLSVAPDSSQKWKISPQNSADTPHSKQRTENKCSEDPRSSDKKSRAPLRRHHSDHHAQQGCQRHCVDENLERRNHYLDLAGIENYTSRFGAGPTAEPARVEHSSRAANQARSRSHEPEHGHSSHHRRSQALDSAGHTTAPQEPLCPRALEQVPRARGQDSGRHAVRSPKTQGRMPPLQQHGGRAVRNRGAPPAPAPPLLLSQNLPVPPQPSAPYKRHKQRTKEGQPAYRALAGPLPSMEKEHVRDLPGLLLYEGGLGQVVQRHEHHHHHEHHHHYHHFYQS